A section of the Centropristis striata isolate RG_2023a ecotype Rhode Island chromosome 7, C.striata_1.0, whole genome shotgun sequence genome encodes:
- the LOC131975165 gene encoding 3-hydroxy-3-methylglutaryl-coenzyme A reductase-like — protein sequence MLTRLFRMHGLLVASHPWEVIVGTVTLTICMMSMNMFTGNDQICGWNFDCPKTEEQILSSDIIILTITRCIAIVYIYFQFQNLRQLGSKYILGIAGLFTIFSSFVFSTVVIHFLGKELTGLNEALPFFLLLIDLSKACALAKYALSSSSQDEVRDNIARGMAVLGPTFTLDALVECLVIGVGTMSGVRQLEIMCCFGCMSVLANYFVFMTFFPACVSLVLELSRESQEGHPIWQLSHFSRVMEEEEDNKPNPVTQRVKMIMSLGLVMVHAHSRWIAEPLSINTTVSFPRVGMDLDHLSPRRIEPEKPLWHFYLTRMITMDIEQVICLALALLLAIKYIFFEQVEMESTLSLKNPITLSAPALAPRRSTETCCRKEPCPPRPPTQPQAVAAPPPANKAERDEVIRPLSAPAADPQPKSFFVMGEEEEGTKSENDEPSLPPKPRDLDECVSILNNPELGARFLSDAEVMMLVNSKHIPAYKLEAMMERPERGVAIRRQMISAKLPSPSALSSLPYTDYDYSKVMGACCENVIGYMPVPVGVAGPLHLDGKQFQVPMATTEGCLVASTNRGCRAIALGGGASSRILADSMTRGPVVRLPSACQAAEVKAWLESTDGFQAVKEAFDNTSRFARLQKLLVGLAGRNLYIRFHSKTGDAMGMNMISKGTEQALSKLQQHFPELQVVAVSGNYCTDKKPAAINWIEGRGKSAVCEATIPAKVVREVLKTTSEALVEVNISKNLVGSAMAGSIGGFNAHAANLVAAIYIACGQDPAQSVGSSNCITLMETSGPTGQDLYISCTMPSIELGTVGGGTNLPAQQACLQMLGVQGASQECPGENARQLARVVCATVLAGELSLMAALAAGHLVKSHMTHNRSKLNLQETPGTCTKKAS from the exons ATGCTGACCCGTCTGTTCCGTATGCATGGCCTCTTGGTGGCCTCCCACCCATGGGAGGTGATCGTGGGCACAGTCACCCTAACCATCTGTATGATGTCCATGAACATGTTCACTGGCAACGACCAGATCTGTGGCTGGAACTTCGACTGCCCCAAAACAGAGGAG CAAATTCTGAgcagtgacatcatcatcctGACCATCACACGCTGCATCGCCATCGTCTACATTTACTTCCAGTTCCAGAACTTAAGACAACTGGGCTCCAAATATATCTTAg GCATTGCTGGCCTTTTCACCATCTTCTCCAGCTTCGTCTTCAGCACAGTGGTCATTCACTTCCTTGGTAAAGAGCTCACAGGCCTCAA CGAGGCTCTGCCGTTCTTCCTGCTTCTCATCGACCTCTCCAAAGCATGCGCTCTTGCAAAATATGCCTTAAGCTCCAGTTCTCAG gaTGAAGTAAGGGACAACATTGCTCGAGGCATGGCAGTACTGGGACCTACCTTCACTCTGGACGCCCTGGTGGAGTGTTTAGTGATCGGAGTAGGAACCATGTCAG GCGTTCGTCAGTTGGAAATCATGTGCTGCTTCGGCTGCATGTCTGTCTTGGCCAACTACTTTGTGTTCATGACCTTCTTCCCTGCGTGTGTCTCACTGGTGCTGGAG TTGTCCCGTGAGAGCCAGGAGGGCCATCCTATCTGGCAGCTGAGCCACTTCTCcagagtgatggaggaggaggaggacaacaAGCCCAACCCTGTCACCCAGAGAGTCAAAATGATCATG TCTCTGGGCTTGGTGATGGTCCACGCCCACAGCCGCTGGATCGCCGAGCCCCTGTCCATTAACACCACAGTGAGCTTCCCCCGGGTGGGCATGGATCTGGACCACCTCTCCCCCAGGAGGATTGAGCCAGAGAAACCACTTTGGCACTTCTACCTCACCAG GATGATAACCATGGACATAGAGCAGGTGATCTGTCTGGCCTTGGCCCTGCTGCTGGCTATCAAGTACATCTTCTTTGAGCAGGTTGAGATGGAGTCTACGCTGTCACTGAAGAACCCCATCACTCTGTCGGCCCCCGCTCTGGCTCCACGACGGTCCACTGAGACCTGCTGCAGGAAGGAGCCGTGCCCCCCCAGACCCCCCACCCAGCCCCAGGCCGTGGCTGCACCTCCACCTGCTAACAAGGCAGAaagag ATGAGGTCATCCGGCCCTTGTCCGCCCCAGCAGCTGATCCCCAGCCCAAGAGCTTCTTCGTCatgggggaggaagaggagggcaCCAAGTCAGAGAACGATGAGCCGAGCCTCCCCCCGAAACCCAGAGACCTGGACGAGTGTGTGTCCATCCTCAACAACCCTGAG CTGGGGGCTCGTTTCCTGAGTGATGCTGAGGTGATGATGCTGGTCAACTCCAAACACATTCCTGCATACAAACTGGAGGCCATGATGGAGAGACCAGAGAGAGGAGTGGCCATACGGAGACAGATGATATCTGCTAAACTTCCCTCTCCTTCTGCTCTCTCCTCCCTGCCGTACACCGACTACGACTACTCCAAG GTGATGGGCGCCTGTTGTGAGAATGTGATTGGCTACATGCCCGTCCCAGTGGGCGTGGCCGGGCCGCTGCATCTGGATGGGAAGCAGTTCCAGGTTCCTATGGCAACCACAGAGGGCTGCTTGGTCGCCAGCACCAACCGCGGTTGTCGAGCAATCGCT CTGGGAGGCGGAGCCAGCAGTCGTATCCTGGCCGACAGCATGACTCGAGGACCCGTCGTGAGGCTGCCCTCTGCCTGCCAGGCTGCGGAGGTCAAGGCCTGGCTGGAGAGCACGGACGGGTTCCAGGCCGTCAAGGAGGCCTTCGACAACACCAGCAG GTTTGCTCGGCTGCAGAAGCTGCTGGTGGGTCTGGCTGGGAGAAACCTCTACATCCGCTTCCATTCCAAGACTGGAGATGCCATGGGGATGAATATGATCTCTAAG ggtacGGAGCAGGCCCTGAGCAAACTGCAGCAGCACTTCCCAGAGCTGCAGGTGGTGGCTGTCAGTGGGAACTACTGCACCGATAAGAAACCAGCCGCCATCAACTGGATCGAAGGCAGGGGCAAGTCTGCTGTCTGTGAAGCCACCATCCCTGCTAAAGTGGTCCGAGAG GTTTTGAAAACGACATCAGAAGCTCTGGTGGAGGTGAACATCAGTAAGAACCTGGTGGGCTCGGCCATGGCCGGCAGCATCGGGGGCTTCAATGCACACGCAGCCAACCTGGTGGCTGCCATCTACATCGCCTGTGGACAG gATCCAGCCCAGTCAGTGGGCAGCAGTAACTGCATCACCCTGATGGAGACATCAGGACCAACAGGCCAGGACCTCTATATCAGCTGCACCATGCCCTCCATAGAGCTGGGCACTGTGGGTGGAGGCACCAACCTGCCTGCACAGCAAGCCTGcctccag atgctgGGTGTGCAGGGAGCCAGTCAGGAGTGTCCAGGGGAGAATGCCCGGCAGCTGGCCCGGGTGGTGTGTGCCACCGTGCTGGCTGGAGAGCTCTCACTGATGGCTGCTCTGGCTGCCGGACACCTGGTCAAGAGTCACATGACACACAACAG ATCCAAGCTGAACCTCCAGGAGACTCCAGGAACGTGCACCAAGAAAGCGTCCTGA